One Frankia alni ACN14a DNA window includes the following coding sequences:
- a CDS encoding FG-GAP repeat domain-containing protein, with protein sequence MPRSRLRPGLAILAGTLLLAACADDRASGAPTPGGAVTTGISATPTATAGTATTSTTTTRTPTTTRTPTTTRRPTANRTPSTSTTPVRSEAALDGDVDGDGRPDTLTIPRPGTLQARYTGGGTDSVRFRAGDPAFVDIHVLGAADADRDGHAEVFVQADQGASVRTAAVFRYVDGHLRLVTLAGSQAGLAYGGSTGFVATWACRPAAVPAAAVVTASGPSDASGAYTVTLDYYRFQQASLVPLAHRTVGPGPLDSLPGIRDGVSGEAGCGQARLNP encoded by the coding sequence GTGCCTCGCAGCCGCCTCCGTCCCGGACTCGCCATCCTCGCCGGGACGCTCCTCCTCGCCGCCTGCGCCGACGACCGAGCGTCGGGTGCCCCGACACCTGGCGGTGCCGTCACCACGGGGATCTCCGCGACGCCGACCGCCACCGCGGGCACAGCGACGACGAGCACGACCACCACCCGCACGCCGACGACCACCCGCACGCCGACGACCACCCGCAGGCCGACCGCGAACCGCACACCGAGCACGAGCACGACGCCGGTCCGGTCGGAAGCCGCCCTGGACGGCGATGTCGACGGTGACGGTCGACCGGACACCCTGACCATCCCCCGGCCGGGGACGCTCCAGGCCCGTTACACCGGCGGAGGCACGGACTCGGTCCGTTTTCGGGCCGGCGACCCTGCGTTCGTCGACATCCACGTCCTCGGTGCGGCCGACGCCGATCGCGATGGCCACGCCGAGGTGTTCGTTCAGGCCGACCAGGGCGCGTCCGTCCGGACCGCGGCCGTCTTCCGCTACGTCGACGGTCACCTGCGCCTGGTCACCCTCGCCGGGAGTCAGGCCGGGCTCGCCTACGGCGGATCAACCGGTTTCGTCGCGACGTGGGCGTGCCGCCCCGCCGCCGTCCCCGCCGCGGCGGTCGTCACCGCGTCGGGGCCGAGTGACGCGTCCGGCGCGTACACGGTGACCCTCGACTACTACCGATTCCAGCAGGCCAGCCTGGTGCCGCTCGCCCACCGCACTGTCGGCCCCGGCCCCCTCGACAGTCTGCCCGGCATCCGTGACGGGGTCTCGGGAGAGGCCGGCTGCGGGCAGGCGCGGCTCAACCCATGA